Sequence from the Epinephelus moara isolate mb chromosome 19, YSFRI_EMoa_1.0, whole genome shotgun sequence genome:
acacacacacacacacacgcacacgcacacgcacacacagacagatggaaaAATTGTTCAAATGTagactcacacactcacacagccccaGGTGTTGAACATGTTGAGTTTTGACGCTATTTTAGTCGTTGAACATGATGGTCCCAGCTGTCAGAGGGCCttctggagacacacacacacacacacacacacacaggtctcaGTCCCAAAGCATCTGATCAAGCGTGTGTGTCTCCAGGTTTATAATCTGTCTCTTTCAGTTTGGAAGTGATTAAAATATTCTTTGAATGAGCTCcgcactctttttttttgtgtctttcttgcTGTATTATTTCACACACAGGGGAAATCACAGGAACGAGGCGGTTAACGGTATCGATTCACACGTTTGTCTGCTGATAATGGACTTTATTATGAAAGCAAGTCGGTTTCAGGTGATTCTCTTTCTCCcgttaaaagacaaaacaaagtgaCAACAAGACACAGTGATATCAAGTCTACtgatttatttccattttcagagttaatttgttttttctcgATGGTATTTTCTAGGTCTATCATATTAGCAGGGATAATATCTGTGGATATGAGTCTGCTGAAAATAGATTACACACAAAGAAATGTAGCCAAATATTAGTTCATGAGGATCTCAAGACATTTCCTAGACAAAACTGGGGAGAACTGCTTTGTGCAGCAACGTAAACCTTTTTATAACCCAATCATTGATAACAGGACGTCAGAGAACATATGTACAACAGCTCAACAGGAGGACAAATGAAGTGGGTCGTTTGCTAGCTAAAATAGCATCAGAGTACATGATACAAAAACTGTGCCTCATTCAACTGAGGTTTCTCTACAAAAATACATCTAATAACAGGTTGTTTTCTTCTCTAATTTACACCGTTTTatcacaataataaataaaacctaCGTCCGTAAAGAACATCTGGTTTCAAACCCCCTCAATGTGGTGCAGAGCTACAGGGAGAGAGAGCACGAGCGCCGTCACACCGGCGGTTTTTTCTTGCACTCGGAGCTGTAAGTAAAAAGTTTCATGTCGCCGCCTGCTCATAATGgcctcaaaaacaaacaaaaaaaaaaagcaaaagttgCAAGCGTGTGACCCTGTGCTAAGTAGTGTCACCATGGCGACATGCCCAACACACTGGAGATCATCTGGGGGAGACGGCAGAGCGGGCAGGGCTGCAACAGTGATGctgaaaacagtgtgtgtgtgtgtgtgtgtgtgtgtgcaggcttcTGGGATCAATACCACCAACATGTTTTTACAGTGCTTGCCTGGAAATGTTAGCGAGAATAAAGATGATGATCCGCCCACAAAATCTGCTTCTTTTAGTCTAATTTTCATGCacatctttatttgtttttgttttgtttgtcatcCCCGCCTGCACCAGAATAATCTATAGTCGCTGAGATGGGTAGGCGCTGCCAGTTATGCCCCAAAGCCATCACAGCCAGATGTTCAACTTCAGAGGAGGGAGACAAAACCGATgaggaaaaacaatgtgttgGTAAGTGTGGGAGTTACTCTGCAGCTCCCTTATTGTCACTGCTGCCATTCAAACCTCAGACTCTGAGCGCCGCACCAGCGTCTCTGGACGTTTTGTCAATTGTGAGGAAAGAGGAAAGAGCAGAGTTGGAACAAAGAGGAAGGGCGGATCCGCACTTACTCACATGTGGCTTTGTCCTAACCTTTCGCTTTAAAGGTAAAATCCACCCTGAGGGGCCGTTCAGATGGAAAAGTGCCGCTAGGAAGGAACGCTTTGAACTTCCTGCATGTCAATGAAAGGATACGACTGAATTCACGAAGCGGGAAGATGCTTCATTTTGTTGCGTAACGCAGTGTGGAAAATCACCTGTCAAGCTGCAACAAGCAGCCAATGAATGGCGACCGGGGGGGGACGGTTCTTTTGTGAGTACCTGACAGTCAAACGCTCACATCTTCCTCATCGTCACGTCTGCCTCTCCCAGGTACACGGCCCCAGTCGAAGCCGGGTGTGTCTCACATGACACTCTGaatcactctctctctgctcagTTTTTTTGGCCTTTGTTTTCCGGGCATGAGTCACTAAATGTAAAGTTATCCACGACATTTGGGATATTTTTAGTGCTGCTGCGATGGAGTGAGATGGCAGAAAATCAACAGTCTAAAACGTCAAGAGTAAAGGTCAGACGCTGGAGTCAGTCCCTCAAAACCAAAGAGCAAACGCTGTATTTCAAACTTAACATTTGGCTCTGACGTCCGACTCTCACTCAGGGAGAAATACACTTCAGAGGAGGCTGAGACACAATTTATACACTAATGACAGCATCAGTGGGCCTGTATGCAGCAAAGAGACACCAGCTACAGACTAACAGTGAGCGGTATCATGTACGACTTGACCCGCTGGAGGTCAGTCACACCGCCACTTTAAAGGACCAATTAAACTTCCTAGAGAGAAAACGTTTTTTCAGagactttattttttcttatttttccaACGTGTTCCTGAAGCGATTCTTTAAACCATAATCCTCAATTAATCTTCTCCAGCTGTGAGCAGCTTCTCAGTTTCCTTTATGCAGTGTGTTGTGGAGCAATAATGTCCATCAGAAACACACCAGAAACCAATTTGACTCAGCctacacactgacatgtttgaGTATACTTGATTTAATCACTTCATTAGCATGTAGAAAGGAATTAGGACGCAGCTATTCTGTCGTTTGAACGTGCGGGGGTGATGTTCAGAGACGTTTGTGACAAAATGATTGTTTTATCTTTAGTAAAATTTGAGTGTCTCGTCATTTTGACACTCAGTATAGTAGATtcattttaaaggggacctatgatgcttttccttatttcctTTCACATAATATATGAATAGGTTTTATTAAGCAAAAACCATTCTGAATAATTTGTTTCCactctcactctgaagtcgtcaaaatccagcgcttggtcagtgacttccagtgtcagactCTGACAAATAAAGCAGTCCTGTCACATCGGCATGACGCCACGTCAATTTACGCTCTTTACATGTattctgtcttttcaaaatacacttctgttttcacaggaaatgttcatTAGATGCactcagtctttttttaaaaataaataaacttaagtTGGTAAAAGACtgcatatatatatgtttatttcGTCatgcaacaaatgcatgtggttaggtttagaaaaaacaaaaacatcatggtttggctcaacattcatacgGGAAGCGAACACAGCACCCAGGGttgaaagtctgtggttgttggacccgtccaccGCCGCTCCCACCCGCCCTATATGCACTTTGCAGGTCAGTAAATTCTGTTGTTGTCTAGTGGGGTTTCAAACTGACGCCGCCTCAATCcctctcactccgaagtcgtcaaaatccaggcctagtccacacggaccCGTGTACTTCTCAAACTGTGTATTATTCTATgcgatttggctgtttggccacacGCAACCACACTTTGGGCCTTCGAAACCGCGTTTCTTTGAAACaggagtccagggtgaagtttttTGAAGACTCCGGTGCCAGTGGTTGCGTGTAGATAGGATAAccgcagtattttattacctgtctccaCTGTTTGACATCAGAGCGACGGTAAATAGCTAGTGAAATGGCAGACCAAACAAACATGCTGATGCTAACTTTATTTGTGAGCgtgctctctgctctctttggATGGCACATCCAGCTGCTCGACCTAACGACCAACCAAGGAGGCTGCTCCTGTTGCTAGCTACCCCAGCTACACTACCACGAAAGCAGCGACGGGCCTGCCAACGGAGGTTCTGGATCCGGCCGGGTCGGACCTTCGTTGGCAGGCCCATCGCTGCTGtcgtggtagtgtagttggTCGTTCAGGCACCTCTGCTGTTGAATTAGGTCGCGCTATTTTTGTGGGTCGGGTTGTTGTTATTTTCCGCACTTCCCTATTCCGGTATTGACGCTgacttctgattggttaaaatggCCTTTCCGTTAGAAGTtacatcgccacctactgctttggcatgtgtctTACATCACTTGGTAGCGGGTTTTGCAGTTTCGTGTGgatatcatgtttttttatcacaccactCGTGTGGACAAATTTTTTTTGGAAGTTTAAGAAGTACACGggtccgtgtggactaggccttagTGCTTACTttgtgacttctggcgtcagacaccgacgaaacaagccgtcctttcacgttggcGTGATATGCAGCCagtcgctgttattgtttaacagcggTGTCGAGGGAAATGGGGCGGGACAACAACGTCAGGTAAGGTGGTGGAAGTCTGAgaagggcaggtgggaggggttcacctgggaggccggtgttcacctcctgtatgattgtaaagccaaatcctgttctttatTTCTAAAACCAATCGTGTGctttttgttgaaggaaagaaacatAAATTACTGGTGTtggacgtagtgcttttattttgaaactgtacatttcctgtgaaaacagaagtgtattttgaaaacagacaatgcatgtaacaggctgaagttgacacagtgtcccagaacgtcaacaaccaacacacccagggtaccttggacgtcatatgtggacgtggaaagtccatgaccaaacgtggacatgtgacgaggtcacagtgaggatgtgatgtGTCTTCCACTTTCACCAGACACTGAGGTCAGCTCATGATGGATTTCTTTCTATGGTCGTCTGCTCCAGGCTACTGCGAGTGTTAaaattacatacactgctacatgtagctacatgctaacgtcagggaaacatgtgaACTTGGTTGCCGGTTgggaagattttggtttaggagctttttttttgctgggaTTTTTCATGGTCCAAAGTGCCCCCGTACTCCAGAATATGGccacaaatgcacaaaaattacacatttaattcaaaatggctgacttcctgttgggtttagggtaCGGCTCTACATCTTGGGATGTTACTtttgcctaccaagtttcatacatgttgCCAAAAGCAGCTTCAGGAGCTGCTTCGTAGAAGTTTTGTCGGGGGCACTACTGCGCCATGTTTTACACCCAATCATGATTTCCATATCAAATGTACATTTCACCACTTCTGATGTGTGTGCAAATGAGTTTTCGAGCATCTTCAGCCCCTCAAAAATTCCATCAGTTTCAATATGGCCGTGGGACCGCCTGTGGTCGATGCTCCTACCCTAAATCTGAACCTGAAACTGAGCATCATACGTGccctttaatgtttattttggaAGGCAACCCCCAGATCCTGTTTCAACCCTCTATGTAGAAGACACGCAGGTCATCAGCTCTTAATAACCTCCATCTGAGGACGAGTTGACATCtgaaaggaggaggaagcagaGCAGCGACTCTATGGAGAAACACTCAGGGggcaacaaaatgtgaaagtcctgCATGTATTATCCCAGACTGAAGATATCTGAGGATGGATTTTGTCCTTTAAAGTCACAAACCATAGTTTAAAATTTCCACCATGCTTTAAAAACCGAGCAAATCATCGgtttaaaatgcaaaacagcAGCGTTGACTAATTTCTGCCGAGGGAAACGAGCCCAGCTGTGTATCGCCACCACCATTCCGCTGGCTGCACACCTGAGGCTCATTTCAAGCAGGATTGCCACTGATGAAGATAATTAGccatcgtttttttttttagatgtgtgAATCAGTGATTTGAGTGGTTGGACGGGGTGACGAGGCTCCCGGAGGTCTGGCTTTAAGAAAGAGCGGCTTTGTTTGTCTACTTGAGTCTCCGTGACATTGTTATCCCTCGCATTTCATCCTCACTTCGAGTAGGCAGGTAATGACACATGCAAGCTGCTTTCTCACAGCTGACAACTTCTCCCCTGGAAAAAGTTTTGTCCTTTAATGAGTTTATTTCTTtgcttattttaaatatatttcagaaCAACACCTGTAGGGGCAGCACTGCAGGGTGGGGCGGGGGATACAGAGGCGGGGGGTGACTCTGCATGGGATGAAACGCTGTTGCTAACGGATACGGACCAGGGGCATCCAGTAAAGGTATTGGTGATGAGGAGTAGAAGGAGGGATGAatagggggaggaggaggtggtggcggtggtggaggagcaggaggtggattgagagtgagaggagagaggtgtggggagaaagaggggagaagaggagggtATGAATGGAGGGGGAGGTGCGACGGAGGcgggaggagggagaggtgaTGCTGGATGATGGTGTGAcggaaggagaaggaggaagaggaggagagggagggcgggaggaggagaggagcgtGGAGGGGGATGCACTGCGGAGGGAGGGCGGGAGGAAAACAAGGCCTCTTCTCTGTGTAGAAATCTttctccttccttctctccctgtcctccctttctctctccttcctcctcaccCACTCCTTCTCCCACTCTTCCTGCTTCTCCTtcaccctcttcctctccatctgtttcttctcctcctcctttctctccctctctgcgtCTCGTTGCTCCACACTCGTGAGCGCGGCAGCTTCCGTTGCGCTACTCTTACGGGCAGCATAAACACAGTGATTACAATCAGTGACACGATTAGTGTTCAGATAATCACACTGACCACCGTCAACATCATCATAGCCGTCTCCATGTCTGTGATCAATACTGCTGCAGGTTTTGTGATCAATTGTTGAATCAGAGAGGTTGTTTTTGAGCTGAGTGTGACACTGAGGTTTGGTTTCATCCTCCTCACCGAGCCCACTTTTGTTCGTTGTATGTATGTGATCACAAACGTGATGACATGCGTCATTGGTTTTACAGTTACAGCAGTCGTTAGGCTCTGAGCTCTGACTCTGAGCCGCAGTTTGCCCACAAAAATCTGTCGTTTTGTCGCTCTGTGTTTGCTCGATTTCACATTGACAGTGGTCAGCGTGTGTGTCACTGCTGCTACAGGTAAAGGAGTCCACAGGTGTGTCAGCAGGAGAACCCTCGTCTTTCTTCATCTCGCTACAGCCCAGATTGTCTTTGTCGTAAGGATTGTCAGGAGTGGCGTCATGTTTTCCGTCCCTGTTGGAGGTTTTATCACATTCATTGTGGTCACTTGGTGTGTTACAGGTGTCACAGTCACTGAGAGGCTTCTCGGACAAACACTTTCTCTTTCCCTCGCCTCCAGAAGCATCAGAGCTACACTGACTGTAGTCATCAGCGTTGTAGTCGCCGCCTTTTCTGTCATCGCAGCGGCAGTAGTTATTCAGCTTGTCAGCGGTGTTACAGCTAAATGTTCCTTCACTGTGATTTGTTTCATGACACAGAGGGTGTTTTGTCCTGCAGAGAAAATGGCAGTTGGTGTTTTTCTCTGTCCTCTTGCCCTCTGGACTGCACAGGAAGTTGTCCACAAGTGTCTCCGTCtcgttgctgttgagttttgtgGGGTCGGCGGTCAACCCGACGCAAGCTGCACTTTGCCGTCTCAAAAGACAGGAGAATCTCCTCGCTTgcctccttcccctcctccgTTTCTTCCTCGGTGTTTCCCCAGCCTCCGGCGATTCCGTCTTTCTCTTGTCGGCTGTTGCTGCTCTCTTCGACATCACTTCTTTTGAAATTGCATCAGCGGGGAGGGTCATGCCTGCGCCGGCTGATCTGATTCTCggctgtgtttctgtctgttgtgCGGAGCAGCGTGGGGCCGGGCCCGACGCAGGATGGCTGTGTCCTGCAGGTATTGTTTGTCTTTGACTACACGCTGTTTCTCTAAAGGGAGCAGGGACAAGGCTAATCGCTGGATCACATGCTGTTTCCCCATGAGGTGTAGGAACAAGACAAATTTCTGGCCCGCGTGCTGCTTCTCGACAGGGAAAAGAAACACCGCTAATCACTAGGTTACACACGTTTTCTTTAGCGTCCTGAACAGCTCTTATCTCCGTCTTCCTCGGATTCCTTTGCTCCTCATCTCCGTGCCCTTCCTGCTCCTCtgcttgtgtatttttgtgcatCTCCCCCGTCTCTCTGTCATTCTGAGCGGGGTCGGGCGTAATTGCAGGACAGCGTGGCGTCTCTATAACAGACCCAGGGACGGGGCTAATCACTGAGTTGCATGCAGCACCCCTACAGAGGAGCTTTCTGAGCCCGTGGCCCCACCCGGAGGCTGATTGCTGGGATTGATGCTGGCTGGCCTCCCTTTTCACCTGCAGACACAGCTGGTTACACCGATTACACCGATTCACAGGAAGATTACTTAATagctctcctctcttctcatcATTTCTACCTGCCCTCTCTCGCTCTGTCTGATCTCCTCTTATCCTTCTCTCTTCTCCCCTcatcctcttttctctccctcctacCAGCCGATGCGCCGCAAGATTACTTAATagccctttttctctcctctcctctttttcgGTGCCCTCTCTTTTCAACCTCTCGTCTCCTCTCCCTTCAAACATCTGATTCTCAGAAATGTTGCTTATTATCCTCCTTCCCCTTTCTGAGTCCTTTCTATCTGTCGCTtgtcctcttttcctcctccccctcttcctcatccctctcctcacccctcccctcctcctcctcctcctcctcctgcctgttTTTTGAAGGCCCAGCGTCGGCGCAAGGTGGCATTCCGCGGAAACGGGAACAAATTTTAAAGCGCTTTCATCACGGCAGTCGCAGCAGTCCGGAACTGCGTCGTCGCCGCTACAATGGGTTACAAGTTCCATAGGATTTCCTGCCTGTCCTCCTTCATCCTCTTCTTCCCTTTCATCTATCTTcacctcccttcctccctccataCCCTCCTGCCTCTGTTGGCAGTCGGCTTGTTTGATCACAGGCGGCTttattctctccctcccttcctcctgcCCTCCTTTCTTTTCCTCACCCCCTTCCTTGGCCCTGTTATGTGCTCTGAAGTCGTACAGTAGAGGGTTGATGCTGAAGGAGATGGAGGGCGACGTCTTGGTGTACCTGACCATCTCTGACGGCCAGAGTAGAACCCTGCTACCATCTCGGCTCAGGACGCGACAGAACGGCTCTTTGGGACGATTTAGAGGCAAAGACGTTGATTCTTTCGCTCCGTCTGACGGAGAGGAGTTTGATTCTTTGGGCTGTGTTTGGATTGAAGACTCTTTGGTCTCATTTAAAACACCAGAAATTGATTTTTGAGGCTGATTTGTAGCGGGACAAAGCAGATCTTTCAATTCTTGGGTGGGAATTTCCACACTGTCACGGGGTTCGGCCTCGCTGTCTTTGCATACTGAATCTTTAGTCACAACTGTGTCAGAAATCTGTCCTGGTATcctgctgtttaaataaagatgAGCTCCGGTCCCACTTTCATTGCCTACTTGGGCTCCAGTCCCATTGTCATTACATAAGGAGAGCTGGGCTCCACTCCCACTGATAACAGAGTCCTCAACTCCGATCACATTGCGATTACATAAAGAAACCTGGGCTCCGGTCCCAGAGTGTCCTCCAGTTCCCCTCTCGGTAGACATATTGGCTCCAGCCTCAGAGTGCTGGATTGCAGTTTTAATTTCCACACTGCACTGGTTTCCAGTGTCCCAGTGTCCCACACCTACACCGTCCACGACTGCAGATACAGGAGATTTGAGCTGCTGATCTGCGACTTTCTCCCCCAGATCTTTGGCTCTTTCCTGCGCCGTCACACCCTCTTGTTTCCCCGACAAGCCAGAGCCCCGTCCAGCTTGGATGAAGACGGCAGCTGATTGGTGGAGGAGGACGCAGCTCCTTTTGGGCAGCGAGAAGGACACGGGGCGGACTCTGCTGCGGACAGACTGGACGTCTGGTCCAcacactgctctgctgctgttgatGCTGATGTCGGTAGTGGTAATGGCAGGGGTGGCAGGGGTGGCAGTGTTTTTGCTCAAGTTGGTCACGGTGGTTTTGTTGAAGATGGAGCCATTAGCTGTGGTGTTCGTGGCAGTTGTTGGGATGTTATTGGGAGTAATGGGGCTGCTTAAATAATTATGAGCCCAGGAGAGCTTGTTAAAGTGGTTGGTTTTGGTCGAAGTGTTTTTGTTATCAGTGTTCATGTTGCTGGCGGTGCTCAGGTCGCTGTAGTCCATCTGGGCCGTGTTGAGGATGCAGgattgtgcagcagcagcagcagcagccgtaGAGCTGTTGGTGTCCACTGGGTCGTACGCCCACTGTGTGTTGCTGAGGAGTCTGGTTTCCAGCGCAGGGTCCAGGGGAAGGAAGGGCTGGATCAGCGGGGTTTGAGGCTCTAGATGGAGAGAAGAGCAGAAGGGATTAGAGCAGCTGACACTggttacatttacatgcacaacatAACATAACAGGATTATCTGCCGAACCTGACTATAAAGAAAGGAGTAGGAAGGGATACATGCAGGAGAATAGCGTTCATTTTTATACAGTAAGCTCCTTATGCATTTATTCAGCATCCTGGCTCCTCACCATTACTCTTTTGTTGCTTTTAACACATCTGAATGTGATTAATGGGTGTGGGATGGACTTAAGGAAAAACATAAGCACGGAGATGAATGTGTGGCTCACTtagaaatgggaaaaaaataagattaaGGGTTTTATTCCAACATGTAATATCCTTTTTTGTATATCCACTTAGCAGCACATGCTGGCAGACATTCACCTGTCTATACATCAGCTTGGCAGATGATTCACGCAAATTATTTCTTGAGTGAAGGTTTTTAAGATGAGTCATAACGTTAAAAGTAATCCATAATGTGCCTTCCACTCACACCTTTTGTTAAACATTCGCGTTTTCGAAGGGAAGCCTTCAAATGAGTTATTACTCTTCCAGCACCGAAGGTGAAAATACATTTAGCACTCGGAGAGGGTTGACTGTAAATGCAGTTGTCGAACTTTTCCGTCGGTTTCAACTTTCAAATGAGAAAAGCAAACTTCAGTGGATATGCACCTGACGTATTTTCAGGAAAGACAGGGTGACAATTGATTGTCTCTTTGAAACCACAGGGATGCTGCTGCCAGATTTAAAGTTCATGCTTTcctcacttttaaaaaatgaatcttGCACCCTAAAATCCACTTGAGATGGACTGAGGGAGCCGATATCACCTCCTGATTCAGAACAAATTCACACTGAGTGACACATTTAACGGTAAAATATTACTCCAGCCTTATTCTTAATGTTCAGCCTTTGTTCAGAGCGTTTTAAAAAGCCTCGATTCGACTTCATGATCGTTTTAAAGGCTgaagtttgtggtgctgttgaacgtTTGCATGTCTGAAGCTTGGTGTTGTACAGCAGTGACGACGCACTCTCATCCCACCTTGTCAAATATCACAGCTGCTCAGTGGACATTCATGTTTACATACGACACAAatatcctcctgtgtctgttgttgatgttaatTAACACCtgctacatgcattgtgtcttttcaacctggtccgaagtcgtcaaaaaaaaaagacagcaatcgcaataattaacgcaaattcaatGAAAGTCTGCAATATTTGCGggggcttgcaatttttcaaaagtcccgtgattttttccatgtttttccaGAAGTCGTTGTGCATGCGACATcatttgaaacgtcatcagacGCGTCATCAAATGTGCTAATGGCActgcagtatggagaaacgctctgtattgacataagaattAGCAGTGTTTAAATGCAGACGCTACgtgttgaatgtattaaaatgttatgtttacagaaggtgtagcttacatgttgttttacagtcacattgtctggtttgagagcgACAGTATTCACTCAGCAACATTACTGgaatgttttgaaactaattagataaaaagaagagaactataaaaaacatttgcagctatttttgtaatattcagtatgattattatagcaagtgattacatgacttattttttgggaggtagtaattaaaaaaaaaatcaattttttttctccttttgtcattagccGCAATTTCCCGcgaaaaatcacaaaaaaatggcacaatttttatgtgatttttgacaaaattggccgcaaattcatgtttttttagtTGTGAGATCCTGCAGGGACTGAAAAATGTctattcacagtgttgtaccgacgctgtgcttttattttgaaagagactgtatgcctcgtcacatgtccacgtttggtcatggactttccacgtccacatatgacgtccaaggtaccctgggtgtgttggttgttgacgttctgggacgccgtgtcaacttcagcctgttacatgcattgtctgttttcaaaatacacttctgttttcacaggaaatgtacagtttgactacagtctctttcaaaataaaagcactacgacagtacaacaccgccaatttatgtttttttccttcaacaacaaactcacatggttgggtttaggataacagaacagggtttggctttacaatcttacaggaagtgaaggtTGGTGGTTGATCCATCCgcctcccctcccacctgctCCACTCGGACCTCCGCTGCCTTTACTTTCACTGttgtcctgccacatttcccccATGATGCCACCAggcgctgttaaacaataatggcgactGGCTTTGCGTCTAACCTGACCTAACCCTGTTTTTCGACACCTTCAGAGGGAGACCAGGTTGGAcggtcagctgtcagtcaatgtTGGGCTGTCACTGAGCGTCAGGCGTCCGAGTCTTTGCTGTGTCCCCACAGGGTTTGACTTTGTTGGCCCTTGTTGGCAACCTtcgtcccaagtcaagactgatgAGGCCCAAGTCCTAAACCTTGAGtttcgagtcctaaacaagtcataatgctcTTCACTAAATGTGACAATCAAGTAATgctacattacatttacaaaaaacatcacTGCTTTTTAAAAGTTGTAGTTTTGTTGGAAGTTGTTCACTCTTTAATGTTCGACCTGCACATTTCTCATACAGTCATTCTTATTTTTATGGAACGTAGTTTTTGGACATGAACATTTAAATGTTGATTCAGCAAAAAAAGGAACTAAATTGACTTGATTTGTGACTTGTCTGAACCGAGTCCAGGTCACGTGTGTCCACACCTCTGGTATTCGTCCCATCCTCTCCTGTCTCTGACTGACTGCAGACCAGCTGCATGTCTTTGTGCAGCACTTTA
This genomic interval carries:
- the LOC126406778 gene encoding uncharacterized protein LOC126406778 produces the protein MACYYIVISSTHLRDGQLRSIKGVFRGPIGTNGQRSTEEGDSSLYCELCDKQYVRHQQYDNHINSYDHHHKQRLKELKQREFYRALACRRQRRRREEKREERALRRLHKHGERRTGECAPGSGPMFRSTTVAVEPANQTGPDFVQDWSDVHTSGSTLGTKPQTPLIQPFLPLDPALETRLLSNTQWAYDPVDTNSSTAAAAAAAQSCILNTAQMDYSDLSTASNMNTDNKNTSTKTNHFNKLSWAHNYLSSPITPNNIPTTATNTTANGSIFNKTTVTNLSKNTATPATPAITTTDISINSSRAVCGPDVQSVRSRVRPVSFSLPKRSCVLLHQSAAVFIQAGRGSGLSGKQEGVTAQERAKDLGEKVADQQLKSPVSAVVDGVGVGHWDTGNQCSVEIKTAIQHSEAGANMSTERGTGGHSGTGAQVSLCNRNVIGVEDSVISGSGAQLSLCNDNGTGAQVGNESGTGAHLYLNSRIPGQISDTVVTKDSVCKDSEAEPRDSVEIPTQELKDLLCPATNQPQKSISGVLNETKESSIQTQPKESNSSPSDGAKESTSLPLNRPKEPFCRVLSRDGSRVLLWPSEMVRYTKTSPSISFSINPLLYDFRAHNRAKEGGEEKKGGQEEGRERIKPPVIKQADCQQRQEGMEGGREVKIDEREEEDEGGQAGNPMELVTHCSGDDAVPDCCDCRDESALKFVPVSAECHLAPTLGLQKTGRRRRRRRRGGVRRGMRKRGRRKRGQATDRKDSERGRRIISNISENQMFEGRGDERLKREGTEKEERREKGLLSNLAAHRLVGGREKRMRGEERRIRGDQTERERAGRNDEKRGELLSNLPVNRCNRCNQLCLQVKREASQHQSQQSASGWGHGLRKLLCRGAACNSVISPVPGSVIETPRCPAITPDPAQNDRETGEMHKNTQAEEQEGHGDEEQRNPRKTEIRAVQDAKENVCNLVISGVSFPCREAARGPEICLVPTPHGETACDPAISLVPAPFRETACSQRQTIPAGHSHPASGPAPRCSAQQTETQPRIRSAGAGMTLPADAISKEVMSKRAATADKRKTESPEAGETPRKKRRRGRRQARRFSCLLRRQSAACVGLTADPTKLNSNETETLVDNFLCSPEGKRTEKNTNCHFLCRTKHPLCHETNHSEGTFSCNTADKLNNYCRCDDRKGGDYNADDYSQCSSDASGGEGKRKCLSEKPLSDCDTCNTPSDHNECDKTSNRDGKHDATPDNPYDKDNLGCSEMKKDEGSPADTPVDSFTCSSSDTHADHCQCEIEQTQSDKTTDFCGQTAAQSQSSEPNDCCNCKTNDACHHVCDHIHTTNKSGLGEEDETKPQCHTQLKNNLSDSTIDHKTCSSIDHRHGDGYDDVDGGQCDYLNTNRVTDCNHCVYAARKSSATEAAALTSVEQRDAERERKEEEKKQMERKRVKEKQEEWEKEWVRRKEREREDRERRKEKDFYTEKRPCFPPALPPQCIPLHAPLLLPPSLSSSSSFSFRHTIIQHHLSLLPPPSHLPLHSYPPLLPSFSPHLSPLTLNPPPAPPPPPPPPPPPIHPSFYSSSPIPLLDAPGPYPLATAFHPMQSHPPPLYPPPHPAVLPLQVLF